Genomic segment of Pseudomonadota bacterium:
CGCGCGTGCCGTCGATCGGCGTACGGGCGGGGATCAGGCGGACCGCATGCGGAACTGCCTCGCCATGCTCCCGGCGCGGTGGAAGTTCTATCATGGGTGTCAGACTGTCGGTCAATTGGACTTGCCTCAAGGTCCATTTTTTGGCGAAGTAAAGGAGCCAATCAAGGAACCCCTTCAAGGGTCGCGATGCCATGGCCAAGTCAGTCCCCGCCGATCCCGTCCTTCCGCTTGCCTTCGACCGGAGCCTCCCGGAACCACTGCACCGGCAACTCTATGACCAGCTGTGCGCGCTGATTCTGGCCGGGCGCCTGTCGCCGGGTGTGCGCCTGCCGTCGACGCGCGCGCTGGCGGCCGATCACGGCGTGTCGCGCAACACCGTGGTCAGCGCCTACGACCAGTTGCTGGCCGAAGGCTACGTGACGGGCACGGTGGGCTCGGGCACCTACGTGTCGACGATTCTGCCCGACGAACTTTTGTCGGCGCGTGCGACGGAACCGGCCGGGCAGGCAGCCACGCCGGGCGAACCGTCGGCGCGTGGCGCGCGGCTGCTGGCGATGGCGCCGGGCCGCGACCGGCGTCATCAGGCGTTCCTGGCCGGGGTGCCCGATCTCGAGCACTTTCCCTTCGATCAGTGGGCCAGGCTCTTGAGCCTGGCGTGGCGGCGGCCCGACCGCACGTTACTGGTCGGCGGCGACGCCGGCGGTTACGCGCCGCTGCGCCGCGCCATCGCCGGCTATCTGTGGACCGCGCGCGCCGTGCGCTGCGCGCCCGAGCAGGTCATCATCGTGGCGGGCGTCCAACAGGGCATCCGCCTGACCGCGGACGCGCTGCTTGACCACGGCGATCAGGTTTGGATCGAAGACCCCAGCTATCCCGGCGTTCGCGGCGCGTTGGCCGGCGCTGGCGCAGCGACGATCGCCGTGACGATCGACGATCAGGGCATCGATGTCGCCGCCGGCGAACGGTTGGCGCCTGGCGCCCGCCTCGTCTGCGTGACGCCGTCGCATCACTATCCGTTGGGCACGACCATGTCGCTGGGCCGCCGGCTGGAACTGCTGGACTGGGCGGAACGCAATGACGCCTGGATTCTGGAAGACGATTATGACAGCGAGTTCCGCTATGCCGGACGCCCGCTCGCCTCGCTGCAGGGCCTCGACCGCGCCGGCCGGGTCATCTATGCCGGCAGCTTTTCTAAGGTGATGTTTCCCTCACTGCGTCTGGGCTACCTCGTGGTGCCGCCGGGCCTGGTCGAGGTCGTACGACGGGTGCGCGCGGCGGTCGACGACCATCCGCCGTCGATTGCCCAGCCGGCGCTGGCGCGGTTCATCGACGACGGCCTGTTCGCGGCGCATGTCCGGCGCATGCGCCGGCTCTACGCGGCGCGCCAGGAATGCCTGCTGGCCGCCGCCAAGCGCCAATGGTCAGGCCTGTTGGAGGTACAGCCGGATGATGCCGGCATGCATCTCGTCGCCTGGCTTAGCAACCCCGTGCGCCGGCGCATGAGCGACCGCGAGGCCGCTGCTCTCGCCTTCGAGCACAACGTCACGACCCAGCCGCTCTCCGGCTTTGCGTCGCGCGCCGATCTGCGCCACGGCCTGGCGCTCGGTTATGCGGCCATACCTGAAGACGAGATTGAAGCCGGCGCGGCTCGACTGGCCGAAGCGTTGTCTGGTTAGGTGAGATAGGCGTCTGCGTGAATGCCAACACCCTCTGCCGCCTTGGCGATGCCGTCCCACACGCCGTCGGCGACCGGCACGCCGGCCTTGCGGCGTTCGGCTCTCAGCCGGCGTTCCGGCTCGCCCGGGATCATGACCTCGTCGACGCCCGGCATGCCGGGCACGGCTTTGACCTTGGCAAGGATGTCGGCGGCGTCGCGGTCGTACCCGCCGCCCGGTCGGACATGGGCGATGTCGATACCGATCATCAGCCAGTTGTATTCCAGCGGGTTTGACAGCAGCGCATAGCCGACGAGTTCGGCGATCAACGCCATGCCATAGCCCTTCGGCCCAGCGGCCGGCAGGATGGCGCCGCCGGCATAGAACGCATCGACATCGGAAGTTGGCTGGCCGTCGCGGTCGAGAATGTGGCCGGGCGGCGCCGCCTTTCCCTCGGCACGCGCCACCGCCAGCTTGCCCTGCGCGGTTGCCGAGGTCGCGAAATCGACGACGACGTTGCCGTGCTGGCCGCCCGGCATGGCGAAGGCGTAGGGGTTGGTGCCGAGCAGGCCCCGGGCGCCGCCGAACGGTGCAACCGCCGGCCATTCCTGATGGCCGCCGCCGCCCAGGATGATCGCCACCATGCCGTGCTCGGCGAGCGAGTCGGCATAGGCGCCGATGCGGCCGGTGTGACCGCAATTGGTAATGGCCGCCGCCGCGATGCCCGATCCGCTCACGGTGGCCGGCAATTGCTCGGCCGCCAGCTCCATGGCGGCGATACCGAAACCGCCGGCGCCGTTGACGCGCAACACGTTGCCCTCCTGGCCGTGCAGCACGGGCTCGGCATGGGCATCGATAAAGCCCGATGCGATGAGTTCGAGGTAAGACGGAATGCGGTTGACGCCATGGGAGTCGACGCCGCGCATGTTGCACTCGACCAAATGGGTGGCGACCGTCACGGCGACCGCGTGGCTGGCGCCGGCGGCGCGCAGCGTGTCCTCGGCCAGGTGTCGCAAACGGTCGGCGGCAACAATGGGCATGGCGAGACACTTCCTGTGGCGATGAGCGGGTCGGCGAACGCGGACGCCATGATGATGCCCCGCCAATGTCGTCCGTGCTACCGATCGATGATGTCTCGCCGACAGATTGGCCACGTCGCTGGGGACGATTGAAGCAGATCACAGTCTATCTGAATCGCTCGCCAGCCAGATAGACTGCGTAAATCTGCTCTACCTATTGATCAATCGCGATCCGACCTAGAGTCGGATCGACATGGCGGGGGAGGATCAACATGACGAACGAACGGGGTGACTTCGCATTCAGGGCACCATCGCTCTACGGCACGGCTGACGACTTCACCTATGCCGGCGCGATGTCGTTTTTGCGCCGCCGTTACACCCGCGACTTGGCCGGTGTCGATGTGGTGGTGTCCGGCATTCCCTATGACCTCGGCACATCGAACCGGCCCGGCAGCCGTTTCGGGCCGCGCGCCATCCGCCAGGCCTCGACCCACATGTCCTGGGGGCCGCAATGGCCTTATGACTTTGATCCCATGCATCGTCTTGCCGTTATCGACTGGGGCGATCATGCCTTCGACATCGGCTACCCCGACCGCATGATGTCTTCGGTCGAAACCAACACCCGTGGTTTTTTCGAAGCCGGGTGTTTCCCCATGACCATGGGTGGCGACCACTTCGTGACCTACCCGCTGCTGCGCGCCGCCGCCAAACACCACGGCAAGGGCCTGTCGCTGATCCACTTCGACGCCCACACCGACACGTCGCGCACCGACAACCTGAACCACGGTTCCATGTTCTATCACGCGACCAAGGACGGGCTGATCGACCCCGCGCGCTCGATCCACATGGGGATCCGCATGCATGTCAGCTACAAGGATGGCTTCAACGTCATCGACGGCTGGCAGATGCAGCGGCGTTCCGTTGACGACATCGGCGCGCAGATCCGTGACGTCGTCGGCGACAACAAGGCCTATGTCACCTTCGACATCGACTTTCTGGATCCCGCCTATGCGCCGGGCACCGGTACGCCCGTGGTCGGCGGGCCGACGACGACCGTGGCGCTCGACGTGCTGCGCCAGCTCAAGGGCCTCGACCTTATCGGCATGGACCTTGTGGAGGTTGCGCCGGAGTACGATGTCGGAGAGGTCACGTCGCTGGCCGGCGCCTCGATCATGTACCAGATGCTGCACGTTCTAGCCGTCGACCGACCGGTCATGATCGAGACGGACGACGGCGGCTAAGGGCCAAAGAAATATAGCAATCATTTGCTTTTTAAATTAGCTTTCCGGCCCCGTCTTTCGCAGGAGGCAATCCATGACGCACACAGCCTTGGTCACCGGCGGCAACCGCGGCATCGGGCTGGAAACCTGCCGCCAGCTTGCCGCAGCGGGCCATAAGGTCTTTCTCGGTTCTCGCGATCCCCAATCGGGCGAGGCGGCGGCCCAGGACTTGCGCGATCAGGATCTGGACGTCACAGCGGTCGCGCTGGATGTGGCCGATGATCAATCGGTCGAGGCTTGCGCCGCGGCGCTCAAGCCCCAGGGCGCCGAGGTCGACATGCTGATCAATAACGCCGGCTTTCTTGCCGAGGGCGAGCTTCTGTCGGGCCCCGACGCCATGGTGGAAGCCATCGACGTCAACCTGATGGGGCCGCTCAGAACGGCGCGTGCCTTCATGCCGGGCATGGCCAAGCGCGGCTGGGGCCGGGTGGTCAACGTGTCCTCGAACTGGGGTTCGTTTGCCGCCGGTCTGGAAGGACCGCCGGCCTACGCCATCACGAAAGCAGCCTTGAATGCGCTGACCGTCCGCCTTGCCCGCGAGGCCGGCGACGGCGTCAAGGTCAATAGCATCGATCCGGGCTGGGTTCAGACCCGCATGGGTGGCGCAGGCGCGATCCGCACGGTCGAACAAGGCGCTGATACGGCGGTCTGGCTTGCCACGCTGCCTGATGACGGTCCGACCGGCGGCTTCTTTTTCGACCGTGAACCGACCGACTGGTAACAGCCAAACTGTGCTAGGATCGCCTCCCGAACTGACCCAAGTGGAGGGACCGCCGTGAAGAAGGTGAGCTTCTCGCACATGGCCGACGGCACGGCCGAGGACTATCGCATCATTGCCGAGGCCACCGCCAAGTCGAGCGGACCGGTGGCCGACGACCTCCTGGCGCTCTTGCAGGTCAACGAGCGCGTCGACTTCGGATTCAATGTGACGCGCCTGGAGCACGCGCTGCAGTCGGCGACCCACGCCTTCCAGGACAATCAGGACGAAGACATGGTCGTCGCGGCATTGATGCACGACATCGCCGACACCATCGCGCCCTTCAACCACGCGGAGACGGCCGCCGCGATCCTGAGGCCCTATGTCTCGGAGCGCGCCGCCTGGGTCGTCGAACACCACGGGCTATTCCAGACCTATTACTACAATCACTTCTTCGGCCGCGATCGCAATGTGCGCGACCGCCTCAGGGGCCATCCACACTTTCAGGCTTGCGTCGACTTCTGCGAGAAGTACGACCAGAACGCCTTCGACCCAAACTTCGAGTCGATGCCAATTGAAGCTTTCGAGCCGATGGTTCGCCGCGTGTTCGCCCGCACGCCCGACTTCTTCGCCGACGCCAACAGCAGCGCGGCTTAGATCGGACCCGCGGCTGTTACTTGCACATCTTGCCGTAGATGTACCAGGTATCGACGTCGTAGACGTAAAACCCGGCAGGCAAACCGGACTGCCCGCAGTCGCTGCCGCCGTCCCACCAACCGTAGTCGGTGAACGGCTCGTAGCTTGAGTCGTTCGGGCAGTAATAGGTCTCGATCAAGTCGCAGTAGGGGCTGTGTTCCCCCTTCTTCGGCTGGGTATCGCTGTCGCTCGCCGTGGAACCGTCACCGCCCGATGTGGCGCTACCGTCCGCAACATAGCGGTAGATGAAGTACATCGCGTTGTCGCCGGCCCACAGGGCTAACTTGGTGTAGGGCGTGTCTTTTTTGACCACAGCCTGCAGGGTAACCCTGGCTTCGACAGATGGTGTGTCCCACAAACGAATGTAGCCGTCCCGAAGCATCTCGATGTTTTCGTTGTAGTCGTAGGTTGTCGGGACATCTGGATGTTCGGGCAGTAGTCCCCCTGCCGCCTGAACACTGGCGTCGGTCCACTTGTGCCCGCAAGGTGGCTCGCCAAAGATCTTTCGGATGTCGATCGTGAATATCTCACCTTCCTGGAGCGTGGTGACATCGCGATCGAAAACGAACTGAACGCGGTAGTTTCCGATGCAGTCATCGGAGTTGTAGCGCACGGCAAACTGCACGTCGTAGACGTTGTCGCCGTCGGCCGCCCAACTCGCCGGTCTGGCGGGGTCGCCGTCGACGGGAAAGACCTTCTCCAGAACAAACGTGCCTTCGGCCCGTGCGTCATGGGCGAACGATGCCATGACCACGAGAAGAGCGACGGAAAGAAGCTTCGACAAGTTAGACAAAACCGCGTCCCCGGTTTTCGTACGATAGAACGTTTCGCTGAGTTGCTGCGACGGTGCCAACGCCACCGAACGTGCGATGACGCTCAGCGGTTCTGGCGGTTGTCGACGAGGTCGTCGACGACGCCGGGATCAGCCAGTGTCGACGTGTCGCCCAGATTGCCGAAGTCATTCTCGGCGATCTTGCGCAAGATCCGTCGCATGATTTTGCCTGACCGGGTTTTGGGCAGGCCAGGCGCCCACTGCAGCCAGTCGGGCGAGGCGATCGGGCCGATCTCCTTTCTGACCCACTGGACCAGTTCCTTGTGCAGCTCGTCGCTGGGATCTTCGCCGAGGTTCAAGGTGACATAGGCGTAGATGCCCTGACCCTTGATGTCGTGCGGCGCGCCGACAACGGCGGCCTCGGCGACCTTGGGATGGGCGACCAGCGCGCTTTCGACTTCGGCCGTCCCCATACGGTGGCCGGAAACGTTCAACACATCGTCGACCCGCCCCGTAATCCAATAGAAACCGTCATCGTCGCGGCGCGCACCGTCGCCGGTAAAGTAGCGGCCGGGATAGGTCGAGAAGTAGGTTTGTATGAACCGTTCGTGGTCGCCGTAGACCGTGCGCATCTGACCGGGCCAGGAATCCAGCATCACCAGATTGCCTTCACAGGCGCCGACCTGGGCCTCGCCGTCGTTGTTCACGATCGCCGGCTTGACGCCGAAGAACGGCCGGGTCGCCGAACCCGGCTTCAACTTGGTCGCGCCCGGCAACGGTGTAATCAGGATGCCGCCGGTCTCGGTCTGCCACCACGTGTCGACGATCGGGCAGCGGCCATCGCCGACGACGCGGTAGTACCATTCCCATGCCTCCGGATTGATCGGTTCGCCGACGCTGCCGAGAAGGCGCAGGGTCTGGCGGCTGGTCTTCGTGACGGGATCGTCGCCTTCGCGCATCAGCGCGCGGATCGCCGTCGGCGCGGTGTAGTAGATGTTGACCTTGTGCTTGTCGATGACCTGCCAGTGACGCGAGGCGTCCGGATAGTTCGGCACGCCTTCGAACATCAAGGTCGTCGCGCCGTTGGCAAGCGGACCATAGACGATGTAGCTGTGACCGGTGACCCAGCCGACGTCGGCCGTGCACCAGTAGATATCACCGTCGTGATAATCGAAAACGTACTGATGCGTCATCGACGCGTAGACGATGTAACCGCCCGTGGTGTGCAGGACACCTTTCGGTTTGCCGGTCGAGCCCGAGGTATAGAGGATGAAGAGCGGATCTTCGGCACCCATCACTTCGGCCGGGCACTCGTGCTCGACGCTTTCGCGCATGTCGTGCCACCAGTGGTCGCGGCCGTCCTGCATAGCGACATCGGCGCCGGTCCGCCGGACCACCAGAGACGCCGTGACCGAGGGGCAGGTCTTCAGCGCCTCGTCCATGTTGACCTTCAGCGGCACCTTGCGCCCGCCGCGCAGACCTTCGTCCGCTGTAATGACGATGTTGGAATCGCAATCCTGGATGCGGTTGGCGAGCGAGTCCGGCGAAAAACCGCCAAACACCACGGAATGGATGGCACCGATCCGCGTGCAGGCCAGCATGGCGTATGCGGCTTCGGGGATCATCGGCATATAGATCGTGATCCTGTCACCCCTCTTGGCGCCCAGCTCTTTGAGCGCGTTCGCCATGCGGCAGGTCTCCTCGAACACATCGCGATAGGAGAGGTAAAGCGCGTCTTCGTTCGGGTCGTCAGGCTCCCAGATGATCGCGGTCTGATTGGCCCGGTTGGCCAGGTGCCGGTCGAGGCAGTTGGCCGAAACGTTCAGCTTGCCATCTTCGAACCACTTGATGGAGACATCGCCGTCATAGCTGGTGTTCTTGACCTTGGTAAAAGGCTCGATCCAGTGGACGCGCTCGCCGTGCTCGCCCCAGAACCCCTCGGGGTCGTCGATCGATCGCTGGTACATCTCCAGATATTTGTCGTTATCGACCCAGGCGCGGCTGGCCCAATCCCCGGTCACCGGATAGACGTTGTCGTCGGTCATGCGGCAATCCTCCCTTATGCGGCACGTATAGCGGCCGTTTCTGCGATTTGTAAGCGCATTGTTGCTACATTGGGCGGCGCGGGCAAGAATCCGCAGCCCTCTCCCCTACCCCTGGCGCCCGATCTGGGCAGGAGTTTCTCGCGATGCAGCTGCACTTGAGTACCTGGCAGGAGGTCGAGACCTACCTGAAGCGTTCGACCGGTATCATCCTGCCAATCGGCTCGACCGAGCAGCATGGCCCCAACGGCCTGATCGGCACCGACGCGATCTGCCCCGAAGTGGTCGCCAAAGGCCTGGGTGAAGCGGCCGACGCCATGGTTGCGCCGACCATCTCCGTCGGCATCGCCCAGCATCACTTGGGTTTCTCGGGCTCCATGTGCCTTCGCCCCTCGACCCTGATCGCCGTTATGCGCGATTCCGTCATGTCGCTCGCCAAGCACGGCTTCGACCGGTTCTTCTTCCTGAACGGTCACGGCGGCAACATCGCGACCATCCACGCCGGGTTCGCCGAGATCTATTCCGACATCAGCCTCGAAGCGTGGGACAACAAGCGGCCGATCCGCCTGACGTCGCGCAACTGGTGGGACGGCAAGGGCGTCGGCCAACTGGGCAAGAAACTCTATGGCGACGACGAGGGCGATCACGCCACCTGCAGCGAGGTATCGCTGACCCAGTACGCCTATCCGGAAGCGATCAAGAACGTGAACTTCGAGGCACGCGCGCCGGCCTATTCGGGCATTCACGACGCCGACGACTACCGGCGGCGCTATCCCGACGGGCGCATCGGCAGCCTGCCGTCCCTGTCGACGCCGGAGCACGGCCGGCAGTTCTACGAGACCGCGGTCAAGGAACTGGCTGTCACGTATCAGAAGTTCCTCGACGAGGCATGAGATCGTCCACCCACCAAGCGGCAACGCCGAAGAGGAGAGAGCGCCATGTTGACCCGTCGACACGTCTGTTGCGGTCTGCCAGCTGCCGCGGCCGCGCCTGCCCTTGTTCAGTCGTCTGATGCGGCGGCGCGCGAACCTGTTGCCGCTGACGCTACGGCATCGCTGACGCCGGCCGATGTTCTGGCCGAGCTCAAGGCCGGCAATCAGCGGTTCGTCGACGGCGACGTTCGAAAATGCGACCCGATGAACCGGATCATCGCGACATCGGAGGGCCAAAACCCGACGGCCTCGGTCATCGGCTGCATCGATTCACGGGTGCCGCACGAACAGGTTTTTGACCAGCGTATCGGCGAGATCTTCAGCGCGCGTGTCGCGGGCAATTTCGTCAATGTCGACATGACCGGCAGCCTGGAATTCGCCACGGCGGTGGCCGGCGCCAAACTCATCGTCGTGCTTGGCCATAACAACTGTGGCGCGGTGAAGGGCGCCATCGACGGCGTTCAGCTCGGCAATCTTACCGCCACCTTGACCAACATCATGCCGGCGGTCGCCGAGTTGGACCCCGACTTCAGCGGCAGCTCGACCGATGACGTGCTTGTTCAGGACGTGGCAGTCGCCAACGTCAAACTGAACGTCGCGAAGTTGCTGCGCGACAGCGAGGTAATCCGTGGCCTTGTGGAGAGTGGCGATGTGATGGTCGTCGGTGCCATGTATGACATCTCGACCGGCGTCGTTACGTTCATGTAGCGCCATACGGCGCGAAGTTATGAAACACGCGGCAAACGCTTTATGGTCGCGGCCGGCGATGAGGGAGGACCCATGAACGGAGCCGAAAGCCTGGTGCGCACGCTGGTCGAGGGTGATGTCGACGTCTGCTTCACCAATCCCGGTACGTCGGAGATGCACTTCTGCGCCGCGCTCGACAAGGTTGACGGCATGCGCTGTATCCTCGGCCTGTTCGAAGGCGTGGTGACCGGTGCGGCCGACGGCTATGGCCGCATGCTGGACAAGCCGGCGGCGACCTTGCTGCACACGGGACCCGGTCTGGGCAATGGTCTCGCCAACCTACACAACGCGAAAAAGGCGAACACGCCGATCGTCAACATCGTCGGCGAGCACGCGACCTATCACATCGAACACGACGCGCCGCTGACCGCCGATATCGAAGGCATCGCCTGGCCGGTGTCGCATTGGGTCAAGACCTCGTCCGACGCGCCGTCGGTCGCGGTCGATGGTGCCCAGGCGATCGCCGAGGCCTCCGCCGCCCCGGGCCGCATCGCCACGCTGATCCTGCCCGCTGACACCGCATGGAACGAGGCATCCGGTACCGCGCCCGTGCCGGCGGTGCTGCCGCCCGAACCGGTCGACGAAGGCGCCATCCGAGACTGCCTGGACATCCTGCGTTCCGGCGACCCGGTGCTGATCCTGTTGGGCGGTAAGGCGCTGCGCGCCGACGCGCTTGCGATGGCCAGCCGCATCGCCCAGAAGACCGGCGCCGAATTGCGTACGGAGTTCGGTGCCGCGCGCTGCGAGCGCGGCGCCGGGCGCGTTGCGGTCGAGCGCATGCCCTATATCGTTGATCAGGCGCTGGCGGTGACCGGCAACTTCCGCCATGTCATCCTTGTCGGCACCAAGGTGCCGGTCGCGTTCTTCGCCTATCCGGGCAAGCCCAGTTTTTTGATTCCCGAGACCTGCCAGCCCCACACGCTGGCGTCGGTCGACCAGGATATCGCCGGCGCGCTCGCCTGGCTCGCCGACGAGCTGGACGCGGGCGACTTGGAACCGATCCTCAGCGAGGCCGATCGGCCGGCCTTGATGGAAGGCGACCTGAACCTTGAATCCCTGGGCGCGGCGATCGGCAACCTGCTGCCGGAAGGCTGCATTGTCTCCGACGAGGCGATCACCTCGGGTCGCCACCTGCATCCGCTCACCCGCGGCGCGCCACAACACGACTGGCTGTTCGGCACCGGCGGTTCGATTGGGCGCGGCCTGCCCGAGGCGACCGGCGCAGCGATCGCCTGCCCCGACCGCAAGGTGCTGTCGCTGGTCGGCGACGGCAGCGCCATGTACACGATCCAGGCGCTGTGGACCCAGGCGCGCGAAAAGTGCGACGTCACCACCGTCATCCTGAACAACGGCGGCTACGCCATCCTGCATGGCGAGCTCTTAAACGTTGGCGCGAATCCCGGCCCCAAGGCCCATGACATGTTCGATCTGGACCGCCCGGATCTCGATTGGGTCGCCATGGCGACCAGCATGGGTGTCGAAGGCGTGCGCGCCGAGACCGCCGAACAGTTCAACCGCGCGCTCGCCGCCGCGCTGTCGAACGACGGGCCCAACCTGATCGACGCGGTGCTGCCGGGCGCGGGCTGAACGCGTGAGCCACGACAACGAATACCACGACGCCATGATCGCCGTCCTGGAGTTGATCTGGGGCGAAGGGTTCATGGCGCCGGGCGGCAAGGGCAATGTCGACCGCATGGTCGCGGGCCTCGATCTTCAGGGTAAGCGGGTGCTGGATATTGGCTGCGGCATCGGCGGTCCGGCGATCGTGCTGGCGCGCGACCACGACGCCCACGTCACCGGCACCGACCTGGAAGCGCCGCTGGTCGCCAAGGCCGTAGCCTACGGCAAAGCGGCCGGCGTCGCGGACAGGCTCGACTTCCAGACGGTTGAGGCCGGTCCCCTGCCGTTCGACGACGCCAGCTTCGATGTCGTGTTCAGCTCCGGCGCCTTTACCCAGATCGAGGACAAGGAAGGTATGTTCGCCGAATGCCTGCGCGTTCTGAAACCGGGCGGCTGGGTCACCGTCTACGACTGGCTGAAGGCGCCGGGCGACTATAGCGAGGCCATGCGTTACTGGTTCAAGATGGAAGGTCTGACCTATGCCATGCGCACGCTGGAGGAGTACAAAGCGGTGCTGAGAGCGGCGGGCCTGGTGGACGTCATGGTCGAAGACGCCTCGCCCTGGTACCGGCGCGAGGTTCGCGAAGAATATGAAAGACTCAAGGGCCCGTTCTACGGCCGCATGGTCGAACTGATCGGCAAAGATGACGCCGACTATTTCGTCGAGAACTGGCGCGCCATGATGGTCGTCTGCGAATCCGGTGAGATGCTCCAGGGTTACAGCCGCGGCCGCGCGCCTGCCTGACGCGCCGCCTGCCGCCTTGTCCTC
This window contains:
- a CDS encoding methyltransferase domain-containing protein yields the protein MSHDNEYHDAMIAVLELIWGEGFMAPGGKGNVDRMVAGLDLQGKRVLDIGCGIGGPAIVLARDHDAHVTGTDLEAPLVAKAVAYGKAAGVADRLDFQTVEAGPLPFDDASFDVVFSSGAFTQIEDKEGMFAECLRVLKPGGWVTVYDWLKAPGDYSEAMRYWFKMEGLTYAMRTLEEYKAVLRAAGLVDVMVEDASPWYRREVREEYERLKGPFYGRMVELIGKDDADYFVENWRAMMVVCESGEMLQGYSRGRAPA